The sequence tacttcgatgttgttttatcatgttcgatggatgtcccggaatgataggggatattcttatatgcatcttgttaatgtcggttaccaggtgttcaatccatatgaatgatttttgcatgcacgatatttatgagaaatgaaaaatgaaattcttgtggtctattaaaatgatgaaaatgatcgattatgataaactaatgaactcaccaaccttttggttgacacttgaaagcatgtttattctcaggtatgaaagaaatcttccgctgtgcatttgctcattttagagatattacttggagtcattcatgacatatttcaaaagacgttgcattcgagtcgttgagttcatcaagattattactaagtcagttatagttggatatattatgaaatgatatgcatgccgtcaaatttcgatgtaatgaaagtttgtcttttaaaagcgaatgcagtgtttgtaaaatgtatcatatagaggtcaagtacctcgcgatgtaaccaaatgtaatgtattcatccagatggattaggacgggtcgcttctgcTTTTCTATATGGAGAGCTTGATCGTGAGGTGTTCATGGAACAACCTATTGGGTTCATTTCAAATCAATTTCCAGAATATGTGTGCCGGTTAAAGAAAGCTCTTTATGTCTTGAAACAAgctccgagagcttggtatggtaaggttgcacaataccttgtcttttgtggttttaagatttctgatgtgaattctagtttgtttgtaaagaaagaatcaggtttccatgttttggtgttattatatgttgatgacatgattatcaccggaggaaacgagtcagaaatctctcgtttaagtgatgatctttcggttcgttttgaaatgaagaatctgggggagattggatgttttcttggcttggaagttgataaattagaaaacgtgtactttatctctcaaaggggttacgcaagaagtctcttggaacgtttcaacatgggggagtcaaagcctatgactactccaatggaaccaaacctcaaaatgaagAAAGGTCAGGGAAAAGAGCTCAAGGAAAAGAGCTCAAGGATGTGAAGCTGTTTCGACAAATGGTTGGAAGTTTGATCTATCTAACCATCACAAGGCCGGAAATTGCTTACTCGATTGGCATTGTTTCACAATTTATGCAGTGTCCAACTAATGTTCATCTTGATACAGCAAAAAGGATCCTTCGTTATGTGAAAGGATCAATAGGACACAGCCAATAGGACACAGCTTCTGGTATAAGAAGTGCGATAATGTTTTGTTAAATGGTTTCGTGGATGCAGATTGGATGGGAGACGCAAATGATCGCCATTCAACTTCGGGTTACTGTTTTAACATGGGTTCCGCTGTTATTTCATGGTGTAACAAGaagcaagatgttgttgctttGTCTAGCACGGAAGCGGAATACATAGCTGCAACAATGGCGGCTCAAGAATGTACTTGGTTAAGAAGATTGATTGGTGACATACTTGAAAAAGTAGATTATGTTGTCAAATTGAAATGTGACAACGAAAGTGCAATCAAGCTTGCTTCGAATCCTGTGTTTCATGCCCGTACTAAGCATATAGAAATGAGATATCATTTTACTCGTGAAAAGGTTCTTAGCGGGGAGATCGAGCTAGCAAACGTAAGGACAAATGCTCAAGTAGCCGACATCTTTACTAAAGCTCTAATGAAAACCAAGTTCATGGAATTTCGAGAAGCGTTGGGGATTTTTGATCGAGAGTTTGCactaagggggagtgttaaaattagTGCAACATAATCCATTGATTTATGGGATATTATAATCCCTTGATTTATGGGATATTTCCAAATCATACACATGCACAAATTAACTCCGTATCTTATTACTTTATTTGCTCATTTAATATTTTGTAGAAAATCTTCTCATGATCTTAAGCATAAAGATGTTTGTCATCTAGTACTTTGTTAGTTTCTATTGTTAAATATGCATTTAATATGTACTATGATTTTTCTTGTATTTAAGCATGTGTTGGTGTATCATTTGTAATCAATCGAATACACATTTTATTTTCAGTTGCTTGTTTCATATATTATACTTTATTTACTAAACTTCTATTTCTAGCAAGTCTTTAATTATTTTAGCTCAAAGTAGCAAAACCAAGTTATTCATGTTTAAAAAGATGTGCTTTGATACCATCAACAATATActaattactccctccgtcccatcttaagtgtgttgacttttcaaagtctttattTATTAATTTTGACCGTAAaaattttatttgtgttatatattcTTATAGTATATATTCAGATTCAGATCTGTAAATACAGATCCTAATATCTTTCAGTTGGTCTCTGGATCTGTGTAACTACGGTGCAATTGACTTTACTCAGAAATAAATGTAATAAATAACACCTGCAAAAAAAGTTAAACACCGTGGTGACTGTAAAATTAACAGAGGCTAAAACTAACTTAAACAATCGATTTTGAACAAGTCAATGGCGAGTGATCTGGGAATCCATGTTGTATCGAATCTTTTGCAGGTAGCCAGGTACTTAAACTTACAATTAATGCAAGATTTTGGGTCAATAACTTGTTTTCTATAAATTATATCTGACGgacttaaattaaataaaaacattTAAAAGGAAATGGAATATTAAATGATGCACATAATCCAAACATTAAGACATTTCACAATCTTGAGGATCACATGCAGCATTTGAGAAAGCAACATAGAAACCAAAAGTATGGCCTAGCGATATTGAGGTAACTCTATTAACTTTGAGATTGTGAGTTCAAGTCTCATTGTAAATatgagtgtttgtgtgtgtgtgtgtgtgtgtgtttgtcacTAAAAAAACATAGAAACCAGGATGAGGGTTCCAACCATTAATCGTGTtcacaaaagaaaatcaaagttgaGCAGAGGTTCACTACAAGATCCAGGATCCATAAAATTAATTAATTGGGCATGTGCAATACCAATACCTATAGGAGATTAAAAAAAAAAGGTCATATATAAATCACCCCTGAAAATGGGTTTCAAAGAACAATATACAAGACAAAATTCAAACCTTGAAAATGGGTTTCCAACGACAATTAGTTCTTTTCATTATGGCCTTCATGAATTTCTCTTATGAACATAAAGCCATTGCTCAATGGCCACCATACAACTCTATAGTCTCTCAAGTTACTAAACATACAGATCCCACTAATAATAAACCTCTTTATAGCGTTGAGATTATGACAAAATACTTTTGGGGAGATTTTATCCACACAAACTTCCTCATAGACATCGACACTCCGTTCATTTGGTACGATTGCATCCTTAATTACGACTCTAATCCAACTGAAAATTATACTTGCCCCAGTAAGACGGTCTGTGCGGACCCCGTTTCTTGTGGTGAACCTGAATGCAGAGACATTCAAACCTCTTCTTCTTATAAGCAATATTCTTCTTCTTGTCCTCCCGCAACAAACAGTTTGACATTACCTGGTTGGTCAGGTTGCACATGCCCTGTGAGTATTGTGGACCCCATTAATGGGTCGTGTGGTGAAGGACTGCTGGGTATCAGTGAGTTATATTTCGAAGTTCCTTTTTTTGAAGGTCTTTTCCCTAATACCCTATGTGCTCCTTCTTCTACATTTGACTTGTTTCCCGCTAACGTTAGCGGTGTAATGGGTTTGTCCACCTCAGCATACGCATTACCATCACATTCAGTAACTAATGGAGTATTTCCAAGAGCCTTTTCTCTATGTTTGCCTAGTTCAGTGTCTAAAACTGGGGTGTTCTTCCTTGGAAGCAGTTCATATTATTTTTCTCCACATTCAAAAGTCGACGTAACCAGTTATCTTTCTTATACTCCGTTACTAAACCATTCAGATTCTTTTGGATACTTCATTGGTGTCAAAAGCATTGTAATTAAAAAGAGAGCTATCAATGTTCCAACGAATACAACTACAAAGCTGAGTACACTTGAGCCTTACACCATTCTCAGATCCGACATTTATAATCAAGTGGTTCGAAGATTCTTAAAGGTTACAAGAGAACTCACTATGGCAAAGCCAGTCGCACCATTCGACTTTTGTTACGAAGCATCAACCAATGGTACTAAAGTTGGTTTAAAAGTTCCAGATATTGATTTTAGTCTTGAAGATGGGAAGAAGTGGACTGTACACACTGCTAACTCAATGAAGCAAGTGACTAAAGACGTGGCGTGCCTAGCGTTTGTTGAAGGTGGTGCAACTAGTGAACATGGAATCGTGATCGGAACACATCAGATGGAAGATAATTTCCTGAAATTCGATTTAGTAAATTGGACTTTGGGGTTCAGTTCATCCTTGTTGACTAAAGGAACTTCTTGTGCAAGCTTTAACTCTGTCAACCACTGAAGCTTTTCTTGAATTACATTACCAACTTATTTAGTAAAAGGCGAAAGAATAGTTCGCTTTGTGCTTATTACATGGCTGCGTACCAACTTATTTATGTTTAGTCGTTTGACagagaatgatgaatgatgatgtggT comes from Rutidosis leptorrhynchoides isolate AG116_Rl617_1_P2 chromosome 4, CSIRO_AGI_Rlap_v1, whole genome shotgun sequence and encodes:
- the LOC139904614 gene encoding gamma conglutin 1-like, producing MGFQRQLVLFIMAFMNFSYEHKAIAQWPPYNSIVSQVTKHTDPTNNKPLYSVEIMTKYFWGDFIHTNFLIDIDTPFIWYDCILNYDSNPTENYTCPSKTVCADPVSCGEPECRDIQTSSSYKQYSSSCPPATNSLTLPGWSGCTCPVSIVDPINGSCGEGLLGISELYFEVPFFEGLFPNTLCAPSSTFDLFPANVSGVMGLSTSAYALPSHSVTNGVFPRAFSLCLPSSVSKTGVFFLGSSSYYFSPHSKVDVTSYLSYTPLLNHSDSFGYFIGVKSIVIKKRAINVPTNTTTKLSTLEPYTILRSDIYNQVVRRFLKVTRELTMAKPVAPFDFCYEASTNGTKVGLKVPDIDFSLEDGKKWTVHTANSMKQVTKDVACLAFVEGGATSEHGIVIGTHQMEDNFLKFDLVNWTLGFSSSLLTKGTSCASFNSVNH